CACGACCTCTCCGGTCACCGCCGGGTAGCGGCCCAGCAGCTTCGCCGCGCGCTCGACGTCGCCGGCGTCGAGCAGCTCGCGGATCCAGGTCGACGACACGCGGCGTCCGTCCTCCGCGCTCGCGACGTCGGCGACCTCCTCGACCGCGAAGCCCAGGTCCTGCCCCATGCGGCGCAGCAGCGCGGCGTCGCCCGCGCCGCCGCGTCCGAAGCGGAAGTCGCTGCCCACGAGCACCCGCTGCGCGCGCAGCCCCGCCACGATCACGCGCCGCACGAAGGCCTCGGCCTCCTCGGACGCCAGGTCCTCGTCGAAGCGCAGCATCAGCGCGGCGTCGATCCCCGTGCGCCCCAGCAGCTCGACCTTCTGCGTCATGCCGACGAGCGACCGCGGTACGCGCTCGGGCGCGACGACCGCGAGCGGGTTGCGGTCGAACGTGACCGCGACCGTGCGGGCCTGTGTCGAGGCCGCGTCGACGAGCATCTTCTCGATGAGCGCGCGATGCCCCGCGTGGACGCCGTCGAACTTGCCGATCGCGATGACCGTCGGGCCGAAGTCGGCGGGGACCTCGGAGACGTCCTGGAACAGGATCATCGGACCGCCTCCGCGGACGCCTCGCTCGCGGCGGCGACGGGCGCGGTGCGGTGCGTGATCAGCCACCACAGGCCGAGGAACGGCAGCACGAGGGGGATGAACAGGTAGCCGTTGCCGAAGTGCGACCACACGGTCGCCTCGGGGAAGAGCTCGGGCACGATGAACGAGATGGTGCCGATCACGAGCACGCCGACGAGCTCGAAGGCGATCGCCACCCAGGCGACCCGGTACCACGCGTCGCTGCGCGAGAAGATCAGCGCGAGCGTGGCGAGGATGTAGACCACGGCGGACGCGGCGGACAGCGAGAACGCGAGCGGCGCCTGCTCGAACCGCTCGGCGATCTGCACGAAGGAACGGCCGGTGGCGGCGAGCGCCATCACGCCGTAGACGATCACGAGAACCCGGCCGATGCCGGTCATGCGGCGCGAGGGCTTCGTTTCACTCATAGCCCCTCAAGTCTAGGCGCGTGCGCCCGCGCCACAGGTGGGCGCTCAGGCGACCTGGATCGTCCAGATCACCTGCATGCGCCACACCATCACCGCGACCGAGAGCGCGACGACACCCATGATCACGGTGCTCCAGCGGCTGCGCTCGATCAGCGCCCATGCGACCCCGGCGGCCGGCAGCAGCACGGCGGACACGAGATACGTCCAGAACTCCAGCACGCTGCCCGTGGGCGGGTTGCCCGTGAACGGCGCGACGATCGCGATCACGACCTGCCCGATCAGCAGCAGCTCGACGAGCGCTAGCGCCCCGACGCTGAGATCGCTGGGCCGCCTCCCGGCGAGGCCCAGCACGACGGCCAGCAGGCCGGCGACGACCGCGACGACGAGCTGGACGATCGTGAACCACAGGATCACGCGGGCACCTCCGGCATGTTCATGGCGCTCTTGAGCGCGTCTCCGCGGCGCTCGACGATGCCGACGAGCACGCCGTCGGGGTCGATCGCGGCCGCGTTCGCGCCGGTCATGCGGCTCGCGGCACCGTCCAGGCGCTTGCCGTGCCGCAGGTCCCGCGCCTCGTCGGCACTGACCTCCAGCCGGCCGAGCACGCGCCCGGCCACCTCGGCGGGGTCCAGGAGCGCGGGCCGCTCGGCCAGCGTCTCGAGCGCGTGGGCGTCGGCGAGGGCGAACGGGCCGATCCGCGTGCGGCGCAGCATGGTGAGGTGTCCCCCGACTCCGAGGTCCGCGCCGAGATCGCGGGCCAGCGCCCGGATGTACGTGCCCGACGAGCAGTCGATCGTCGCGTCGACGTCGATGAACCCGCCCGCGCGGCGGATCGCCGCCACCGTGAAGCGGTCGATCGTCACCCGACGCGACTTCAGCTCGACATCCTGGCCGGACCGGGCGAGGTCGTACGCCCGCTTGCCGTCGACCTTGATCGCCGAGAACGTGCTCGGCACTTGCGAGATCGCACCCGTGAGCGCGGCGACTCCACTCGCGATCCGCTCGTCCGTGACCGAGGCGAGCTCTTCGGGTCCGGCCGTCGCGACGACCTCCCCCTCGGCGTCGTCCGTCGTCGTCGCCGCCCCGAGACGGATCGTCGTGTCGTAGGTCTTGTCGAGACCGACGAGGTAGGTCAGCAGGCGGGTCGCGCCCTCGATGCCGAGCGTGAGCAGACCCGTGGCCATCGGATCGAGCGTGCCCGCGTGGCCGATCTTGCGGGTCCCGAACGCACGGCGCGTGCGGGCGACCACGTCATGGCTCGTGATCCCGCCCGGCTTGTCGACGAGCAGGATGCCGGACGGGGGACGCATACCCTCCAGCGTACGTGTCCGACGCGATCCGCCCGCTGAAGCGGCCGCGCGGTCCGTCAGCAGTGCTCGTAGGCGGGCTGATCGATCCGGTTGACGGAGATGCCGGTGATGACGTCCTCCTCCGGCGCGTGCTCGAAGTGCAGGCGGCCGTCCCGGCCGTCGTCGTCCACGGTCAGGAACGGGCGCTCGCCGCTCGGCATGACGTTCCCCTCGCTCGCGCCGGGGTGGGCGGCCCGCACCTCGTCGACCGTGCTGGACACCGTCAGGCCGTCCTCGGTCTTCGGGCGCGGAGCGTCCTGCGCGGCATCGCCGTCGTCGGTCAGCGTGATGTCGTACACGACCGACTCGCCCTTCCAGATGTACAGCGAGAGATCTCCGTCGCGGGGCTCGGGGCGCACGTTGGGCGCGCAGCCGGCCTGGTCGCCCGCCGCCGACGTGTCCCATCCGAGCTGCTCGGCGACTTCCACCGCCTCGCCCCACGCCATGCCGATGCGGAACGGCCCGATGCCCTCCTCGCTGATCGCCCAGGTCGCGATGTCCGCGTTCGCTCCTGGCTCATCGGGCCCAGGCTCCTGCGTGGGCAGGGCCGGCACCGCGGTCGGCGTCTCGGCCGGTGCGCTCGGCGTCTCCGCCGGTGCCGTCGGCGTCTCCGTCGGCGCGGCCGGCGTCTGGGTCGGTGCGCTCGGCGACGCGGACGGCGAGTCGACGGCCGCGGGACCGGACGGTGTCGCGCAAGCCGCCAGCCCGAGCAGCGAGACCGCCACGATCGTCGCCGCGGTCGGGACGCGGCGCAAGCGGAAGTCCGTCATGATGTTCCCTTCGATGTGCATCGCCTTCGCCACGATGCTCCCTGAGTCCTGCCCGGTCTGCGGGACCCCATCCGCGCCACGGCGTCACGTTTGCGTAACGCCTAGGCTGATCCGGTGCTCGAATACCGCTCTGCTCCGACCGCCGACCTCCCGCCCCTCGTGCTGTACGCGATCCTGCGGCTGCGGGTGGATGTCTTCGTGGTCGAGCAGGAATGCGCGTATCCCGAGCTCGACGGGCGCGACGTGGAGCCGACGGCGGTGCAGCTGTGGGCGGAGGACGCCGGCGACGTGGTCGCGACGCTCCGCCTGCTGACCGACGGACCGGATCGCCGGATCGGCCGGGTCGCGACCGCGGCGAGCGCGCGCGGGCGAGGTCTGGCGGCCGAGCTCATGCGCCGGGCGCTCACGCAGTGCGGGGCGAGCACCGTGCGACTGGACGCGCAGTCGCACCTCGCACACTGGTACGCGCGGTTCGGCTTCGCGCCGGAGGGCCCGGAGTTCCTCGAGGACGGCATCCCGCACGTGCCCATGATCCGCACCGCCTGAGCGAAGCACGGGAGTCTCAGCGCGCGGCCGGTGTGCGTCAGCACCCCGCGTCGTGCGGAGGGCGGTACGCGCGCGCGGGTCGCGCCTACGCTGGAGGGATGCCTGCTTCCTCGCTCGCCGCGCGGCTGATCCCCTGGTACGCGCGGGAGAAGAGGGACCTGCCGTGGCGCGCGGAGGGATTCGGCGCGTGGGGCGTGCTCGTCAGCGAGTTCATGCTGCAGCAGACGCCCGTGAACCGCGTCATCCCGCATCTCGAGGCCTGGCTCGGACGCTGGCCCACCCCGACCGCGCTCGCGGCCGATCCGCCCGCCGAGGCCGTGAAGCAGTGGGCGAACCTCGGCTATCCACGTCGCGCGCTGTGGCTGCACCGCGCGGCGGTCGAGATCCGCGACCGGCACGACGGCGTGGTGCCGCGCGACGTCGACGCGCTGCTGGCGCTCACGGGCATCGGCGACTACACGGCCCGCGCTGTCGCGGCCTTCGCGTACGGCGACCGCCATCCGGTCGTCGACACCAACACGCGCCGCGTGATCGCCCGTGCCGTGCATGGTCGCGCGCAGCCCGGTCCCCCGCACCGGCGCGACCTGGCCGACATGGAGGCGCTGCTCCCCGACGACATGACGGGAGCCGCGGCCGTGAACGCCGCGGCTATGGAGCTCGGTGCGGTCGTCTGCACGGCGCGCTCACCGCGCTGCGCCGCGTGCCCTCTCGAGGACCTGTGCGCCTGGGTGCTCGCGGGGCGTCCGGACACGCCGGATCTGCGCCGGCGGCAGGCGCGGTACGAGGGCAGCGATCGTCAGGCGCGCGGCGCCGTGCTGCGCGCCCTGCGGGAGCAGGGCGCGCAGCCTCAGGTGCACGTGCTCGCGGACTGGCCGGACGCGCTGCAGCGCGACCGCGCCATCCTGAGCCTGCTGGACGACGGGCTCATCGAGGCCGAGCACGGCGTGCTCCACCTGCCGCGGAGCTGAGCGGGTCGTCAGTCGCCGTCGACGTCCGCGTCGTGCGGCTTCACGTACGGGTCGGCGTCCCCGGCGTACTTCGCGGTCGCCGCGATGCCGGCGACGGCCTGGTCGCGCTCGCGCGCCTCGCGCAGCAGTGCGTCGAGATGCCCGGCGTTCTCCGGCAGCGCGTCCGGGATGAACTCGAGCGTGGGCGTCAGGCGCGTGTTGAGCTTGCGGCCCACCTCGCTGCGCAGCATGCCCGTCGCCGCCTTGAGCGCGGCGGCGCTCGATGCGCGCTCCTCGTCCGAGCCGTAGACCGTGAAGAAGACCGACGCGTGCTGCAGGTCGCCCGTCACGCGCACGTCCGTGATCGTCACGAAGCCGAGCCGCGGATCGCGCAGCCCCTTCTCCAGCCGTTCCGCCAGGATCACCCGGATCCGGTCCGAGAGCCTCGCCTGTCGTTCCTGACCAGCCATGAAGTCCTCCTTCAGTGTGTCCCCGTGGGGTGGATCCCCGAGGGGACGGAACGGCCCTGGGGGCGGCCGCAGCCACCCACCAGGGCCAGTTTCTCAGAGTCTCGACGAGATCCAGCCCGTTTCGACTCGTCGCTTCGCTCCTCGCTCAACGACCGGATGGCGGTCGCTTCGCGACGAGCAATTCGACTCGTCGCTTCGCTCCTCGCTCAACGACCGGATGGCGGTCGCTTCGCGACGAGTGTCAGGAGCGCGGCTTCTCGACCATCTCCGTCGTCTCGATCTCGTCGCCGATCTGGATGTCGTTGTACTTGCCGAGGCCGATACCCGCCTCGAAGTCCGTGCGGACCTCGGTGACGTCGTCCTTGAAGCGACGCAGCGACTCGATCGCCAGGCCGTCGGCGATGACCACGCCGTCGCGGATGACGCGCGCCTTGGCGTTGCGCGTGATCGTGCCCGAGCGGACGATGACACCGGCGATGTTGCCGAACTTGGAGGAGCGGAAGACCTCGCGGATCTCCGCGACGCCCGACTGCACCTCCTCGTACTCCGGCTTGAGCATGCCCTTGAGCGACTGCTCCACATCGTCGATCGCGTTGTAGATGACCGAGTAGAACCGGATGTCGACGCCCTCGCGCGATGCGGCCTCGCGGGCCTTCGCGTCCGGACGGACGTTGAAGCCGATGACGATCGCGTTGTCGATCGTCGCCAGGTTCACATCCGACTCCGTGATGGCACCCACACCGCGGTGGATGATGCGCAGCTGGACGCTCTCGTCGACCTCGATCTTGAGCAGCGACTCCTCGAGCGCCTCGACGGCACCCGACACGTCGCCCTTGATGATGAGGTTGAGCGATTCGACCTTGCCCTCTTCGAGAGCGCGCGTGAAGTCCTCGAGCGACATGCGCTTGCGGGCCTTGGCCAGCTGGGCGTTGCGCTCGGCGGCCTCGCGCTTCTCGGCGATCTGACGCGCCATGCGGTCCTCATCCGTGACGATGAACGTGTCGCCCGCGCGCGGGACCGAGTTGAGGCCCTGCACCTGCACCGGACGCGACGGAGCCGCCTCCTCCACGTGCTCGCCGTTCTCGTCGATCATGGCGCGCACGCGGCCGTAGGCCGTGCCCGCGACGATCGCGTCGCCGACGCGCAGCGTTCCCGACTGGATCAGCACGGTCGCGACGGAACCACGGCCCTTGTCGAGCTTGGCCTCGATCGCGACACCGCGCGCAGCCTTGTTCGGGTTCGCCGTGAGGTCCAGCCCGGCGTCCGCCGTGAGCAGCACGGCGTCCAGCAGGTCCTGGATGCCGGTGCCCTGACGGGCCGACACGTCGACGAACATCACGTCGCCGCCGTACTCCTCGGCGACGAGGCCGTACTCGGTGAGCTGCTGGCGCACGCGACCCGGGTTCGCCTCGGGCTTGTCGACCTTGTTCACCGCGACCACGATCGGCACACCGGCCGCCTGGGCGTGGTTCAGCGCCTCGACCGTCTGCGGCATGATGCCGTCGTCGGCCGCGACGACCAGGATCGCGATGTCCGTCACCTGCGCACCACGGGCACGCATGGCGGTGAACGCCTCGTGACCCGGGGTGTCGATGAAGGTGATGGCGCGCTCGATGCTGTCGTGCTCGGTCCAGATCTGGTAGGCGCCGATGTGCTGCGTGATGCCACCGGCCTCACCCTCGACCACGTTGGTCTGACGGATCGCGTCGAGCAGTCGCGTCTTACCGTGGTCGACGTGACCCATGACGGTCACCACCGGCGGGCGGATCTCGAGGTCGTCCGCGTTCTCGTCCAGGAGCTCCTGCTCCAGGTCGAGACCGAAGCCCTCGAGGAGCTCCTTGTCCTCGTCCTCGGGCGAGACCATCTGGATCTTGTAGCCGAGCTCCTCGCCGAGGACCTCGAAGGTCGCCTCGTCGAGAGACTCGGTCGCGGTCGCCATCTCACCCAGGTTGAACAGGATGGTCACGAGCGTGCCGGGCTGGACGGTGTAGCCGTTCAGCGCCTCGAGCTTGTCGGCGAAGTCCGCGATGGACGCGCCGCGGCGGAGACGGATGATCTCGCCGTTGCCCTTCTGGACGTTGACGCCGCCGACGACCGGCGCCGACCGCATCTCGAATTCCTGGCGCTTCGCGCGACGCGACTTGCGCTGCTTCGACTTGCCGCCGCCCTTGCCGAACGCGCCGGCCGTGCCGCCGCGTCCGCGGCCACCGGGGCCGGGACGACCCGGGAAGCCGCCGCCGGGCGCACCACCGGGGCCGCCGCCGGGACGGAAGCCTCCGCCGCCGCCGGGACGACCGGGACCGCCCGAACGCTGCTGGAACGGCGCGCCGGGACGACCGCCGCCACCGGGACGACCGGGACGGCCCGCGCCGCCGGGACCGCCGGGGCGCGGCGCACCCGGACGCGGAGCGCCGGGACGCGGCGGCTGGGGCTTCGGGATGTTGCCGGGCGTGGGGCGCTGCCCCATGCCCTGCGCGGAAGCGAAGGGGTTGTTGCCCGGACGCGGGCCGGCGGGGCGCTGCCCCATGCCCTGCGACGAGGCGAACGGGTTGTTGCCCGGACGCGGGGCACCGCCGGGGCGCGGGGCGCCGGGACGGGGACCGCCGGGCTTCGGCGCCTGGCTCGCCGGTGCGGCAGGCTTCTCCGCGGCCGGGGCGGCAGGCTTCTCGGCCGCGGGCACGGCCGGCTTCTGCGGCGCCGGTGCGGGCGCCGGCGCCGGTGCGGCGGGCTGCTCGGCCTTGGGCGCGGCGGGCTTCGCCGGGGCGCCGGGCTTCGCGGTCGTCGCGCGCGCCGGGCCGGGACGGCCGGGCTTCGCCGGGGTCGCGGCCTTCTCGGCGGGCTTGGCGCCGTCGGCCTCGAACGCCGCACGCAGCTTGCGCGCGACGGGGGGCTCGATCGTGGACGACGGGCTCTTCACGAACTCGCCGAGCTCCTTGAGCTTCGCCAGGGCGACCTTGCTGTCGACGCCGATCTCCGCAGCGATCTCATGTACGCGTGGTTTTGCCACAATTCTCCTGTCTGGGGCGGCCTACCCCAGGACAGGGCAGACCTCTAAAGGCGGACGGGTCTCATTTCGAGCCGTTCACTTTGTTTCCATAGCCGTTCAGCCATTCCTCGAAGGTCTGCGTGTCAAGCGGGCCTGACACACGCAATGCTCGTCCGAAGGCGCGGCGCCTGAGGGCGGTCTCCGCGCACTCGCGAGTGGGATGCAGCCACGCGCCCCGACCCGGTGCGGCCTTCCGCTCGTCGATGACGAGCTCGAGACCGCGCGCGACCACTCGGATCAGAGCGGTTCGGGGGGCACGCGTGCGACAGCCGACGCACGTTCGTACTGCCTCCATCCTACCCTCTCTTCTCCGGAACGGTCTCACGCGTTCACGGGAGCCGCCCGCTGGACGGTCCTCGGGTCAGCTGTCCTCGAGGATCGAGTCGGGCTGGATGTCGATCTTGGCGCCCGTGAGCTTGGCGGCGAGGCGGGCGTTCTGGCCCTCCTTGCCGATC
The Microbacterium sp. JZ31 genome window above contains:
- the rbfA gene encoding 30S ribosome-binding factor RbfA translates to MAGQERQARLSDRIRVILAERLEKGLRDPRLGFVTITDVRVTGDLQHASVFFTVYGSDEERASSAAALKAATGMLRSEVGRKLNTRLTPTLEFIPDALPENAGHLDALLREARERDQAVAGIAATAKYAGDADPYVKPHDADVDGD
- a CDS encoding GNAT family N-acetyltransferase yields the protein MLEYRSAPTADLPPLVLYAILRLRVDVFVVEQECAYPELDGRDVEPTAVQLWAEDAGDVVATLRLLTDGPDRRIGRVATAASARGRGLAAELMRRALTQCGASTVRLDAQSHLAHWYARFGFAPEGPEFLEDGIPHVPMIRTA
- the truB gene encoding tRNA pseudouridine(55) synthase TruB, translated to MRPPSGILLVDKPGGITSHDVVARTRRAFGTRKIGHAGTLDPMATGLLTLGIEGATRLLTYLVGLDKTYDTTIRLGAATTTDDAEGEVVATAGPEELASVTDERIASGVAALTGAISQVPSTFSAIKVDGKRAYDLARSGQDVELKSRRVTIDRFTVAAIRRAGGFIDVDATIDCSSGTYIRALARDLGADLGVGGHLTMLRRTRIGPFALADAHALETLAERPALLDPAEVAGRVLGRLEVSADEARDLRHGKRLDGAASRMTGANAAAIDPDGVLVGIVERRGDALKSAMNMPEVPA
- a CDS encoding bifunctional riboflavin kinase/FAD synthetase, whose translation is MILFQDVSEVPADFGPTVIAIGKFDGVHAGHRALIEKMLVDAASTQARTVAVTFDRNPLAVVAPERVPRSLVGMTQKVELLGRTGIDAALMLRFDEDLASEEAEAFVRRVIVAGLRAQRVLVGSDFRFGRGGAGDAALLRRMGQDLGFAVEEVADVASAEDGRRVSSTWIRELLDAGDVERAAKLLGRYPAVTGEVVHGLKRGRELGYPTANLSPEAEGYVPADGVYAGWLTERAPEGVLRSGVRYPAAISVGTNPTFDDVEVPQVEAYVIDETDLDLYERRVEIEFVARIRGMVAFEGVDKLIEQMADDVAHARLALTDATSGR
- a CDS encoding YlxR family protein, giving the protein MEAVRTCVGCRTRAPRTALIRVVARGLELVIDERKAAPGRGAWLHPTRECAETALRRRAFGRALRVSGPLDTQTFEEWLNGYGNKVNGSK
- the infB gene encoding translation initiation factor IF-2; translated protein: MAKPRVHEIAAEIGVDSKVALAKLKELGEFVKSPSSTIEPPVARKLRAAFEADGAKPAEKAATPAKPGRPGPARATTAKPGAPAKPAAPKAEQPAAPAPAPAPAPQKPAVPAAEKPAAPAAEKPAAPASQAPKPGGPRPGAPRPGGAPRPGNNPFASSQGMGQRPAGPRPGNNPFASAQGMGQRPTPGNIPKPQPPRPGAPRPGAPRPGGPGGAGRPGRPGGGGRPGAPFQQRSGGPGRPGGGGGFRPGGGPGGAPGGGFPGRPGPGGRGRGGTAGAFGKGGGKSKQRKSRRAKRQEFEMRSAPVVGGVNVQKGNGEIIRLRRGASIADFADKLEALNGYTVQPGTLVTILFNLGEMATATESLDEATFEVLGEELGYKIQMVSPEDEDKELLEGFGLDLEQELLDENADDLEIRPPVVTVMGHVDHGKTRLLDAIRQTNVVEGEAGGITQHIGAYQIWTEHDSIERAITFIDTPGHEAFTAMRARGAQVTDIAILVVAADDGIMPQTVEALNHAQAAGVPIVVAVNKVDKPEANPGRVRQQLTEYGLVAEEYGGDVMFVDVSARQGTGIQDLLDAVLLTADAGLDLTANPNKAARGVAIEAKLDKGRGSVATVLIQSGTLRVGDAIVAGTAYGRVRAMIDENGEHVEEAAPSRPVQVQGLNSVPRAGDTFIVTDEDRMARQIAEKREAAERNAQLAKARKRMSLEDFTRALEEGKVESLNLIIKGDVSGAVEALEESLLKIEVDESVQLRIIHRGVGAITESDVNLATIDNAIVIGFNVRPDAKAREAASREGVDIRFYSVIYNAIDDVEQSLKGMLKPEYEEVQSGVAEIREVFRSSKFGNIAGVIVRSGTITRNAKARVIRDGVVIADGLAIESLRRFKDDVTEVRTDFEAGIGLGKYNDIQIGDEIETTEMVEKPRS
- a CDS encoding A/G-specific adenine glycosylase gives rise to the protein MPASSLAARLIPWYAREKRDLPWRAEGFGAWGVLVSEFMLQQTPVNRVIPHLEAWLGRWPTPTALAADPPAEAVKQWANLGYPRRALWLHRAAVEIRDRHDGVVPRDVDALLALTGIGDYTARAVAAFAYGDRHPVVDTNTRRVIARAVHGRAQPGPPHRRDLADMEALLPDDMTGAAAVNAAAMELGAVVCTARSPRCAACPLEDLCAWVLAGRPDTPDLRRRQARYEGSDRQARGAVLRALREQGAQPQVHVLADWPDALQRDRAILSLLDDGLIEAEHGVLHLPRS